One Paenibacillus sp. SYP-B4298 genomic window, GACGCCGCCATTGTGGAACGGAGCCCGATCGCGCGTGTGAATACGGCCTATCCCATAGCGGTGTTGGCCGAAGCATTGAATAACCCTGACCTGGGTCTGGACATGTCGGCTTACCAGGCATTAGGCCCGAAGGATCGAGCCGCGGCGGTACAAACCTTCTCCTTCAATCGCGCTTATGAAGGCTTCGATACGTTGGAGCAGATGCAATGGGCGCTGGACGAGGCGGTTCTGGCGTGGTCATCGTCCCAATTCCACTATATTGACGACATGGACATGAATGGATGGTTCGGTGACATTGCGGCTGACAGCAAGGGCAAGCTTTATGCAGCTTATACAGATGATGATCATGGCGGGAAAGCGACGCTCCGACGTTATGACCAGGCAAGTAGCTCCTGGCTTCCCGTGGGCGGCAGCGGTTTTAGCGATCATGCTGTTAAAAGTGTGATGGCTATAGCATTTGATAGCCACGACACGCCGTATGTCGCGTTTTCGGATGAAGGGAACGGCAAAAGAACCACGGTGATGAAGTTTAACGGAACCACCTGGGAGACGGTCGGCAAAGCGGGTTTTACGGCGAGTGGTTACCCCTACTATTTATCCTTCGTCATCGGTGCGGGAGATGTCCCCTATGTATCCTATTCGGAGACGGGAGCAGGCGGGCGCGGGCATGTGATGAAGTTTAACGGCACCGACTGGGTCCAGGCTGCCTCGAACAATCCCATGTCAAGCGGAGCGAGGTTTATTCATCTGGAGCTCGATAGCGCGGGTACACCCTATATCGGCTTTAACTTACTTGTCGGAACGTCCTTTGAAGCAAGAGTGATGAAGCTGGACGGAAATACGTGGCGCAATGTCGGGAATCCGCCTGCAAACCTGAATCCATATTATATGGAGTTTGCGATCGGCGATGACGATACGTTGTATATCGATATGGTCGTCTCATCTCAATATGTCGTTTTTAAATACGATGCTGCAGAAGGGAAATGGATGGAGCTGGAGCAGGAGCAAAGCATGAGCTTAACCGGCGCCCATCGTCTCGTTGTACATGGAGAGGCACTGTATATGGCTTCTCCTGAACGGAACGATAACAATCGCGCGACGATTATGAAGCTCCAGGATGGCGTATGGTCGCCGATCGAAACGCCGGGATTCACGGATATTGCTCCCGATGGAGAGTACTCGAAAATGCTCTGGGTCGATGACGTCCTCTATTTCGGCTTCCTCGTGAGAAGTGGGCCGCGAGGGAATCTAACGGCAGTTATGGCAAACCATCACTCAGATACAGCGCCGGTATATACGATTGGGGCCATCCAGGATGTCGAGCTGCCGGAGTTAAGCGAGCGTTATCTACCGGGCGAGCAGCCGGCGACTTCGATCGCAATTAAGAAAACCGGGACGGGTGTATTAACCAATGTGAAGGCGGAATTAGGCGGCAATCATGCAGCGGATTTTGAGTTGACGCAGCCGACCCTTGGCACCTTGAAGAAATTTAATCCGATGACCCCGCTGACGATCAAGCCAAGAGACGGGCTCGCTGCGGGTACCTATACGGCTACCGTTACGGTGACAGCGGATCTGGCGGAAGCGGTCAGCTTTACGATTACACAGACGGTCAAACCAGCCGCCGGTGGTTATCAGGTCACATACGATGCGGGTCAATACGGCGTACTTGACGGCGAAGCAAGCGAAGAGGTTCCGGCAGGATCGTATCCGTCAGCGGTTCCGGTCGTGATGGCGAATGAAGGCTACGCGTTTGTCGGATGGAGCAAGGACGGCGGCGCGACCAAGCTGAGCAGCGAAGAGGTGGCGGCTGCAGCAGTGACCGGGGCTGTAACCTATACAGCTCATTATCTATTAATGGGAGATGCCAATGGCGATGGGAAAGTAACCAACGCGGATGCATTGCTGCTCACCAAATTCATCAAGAACTCAGCGTCGCTGACTGCGGAGCAGAAGGCGGCGGTGGATATGAATGGCGACAACAATTGGGACTGGGTCGATGTGCAGATGATATTGTCATTGTGTGTAGGGAAGGGAGGCCAAACGAATGGCTAAGCGCAGTGTAAGCATGGATTTCGTCTATGCCAGAATGCTGTCCATCTGGTTGGTTCTGAGCCTGATGGTTGGCCCATTCGCGGGTCAGGCAGCAGCGGCTCCGCAGCCTCCGTATAGCGGCATGATTGAAGTGGAAAGCGTGGAGGGTGCCCCCGGTGACACGGTGAGTATCTCCGTATATGCGACGCCGGAAACTATGGTCTGGGCATACGACATTACGCTGCAATACGATGCAGCGGTTATGGAGCTGGTAGACAATCACGAGGTTGCGAACCGGATCGAGATGGATGAGGAGAACTTCGAAAGCTTCGACTATAGTCTGCAAGGAGCCGACAGGGTCAAGGTGAGCGCGAAGCTGACAAGCAACGTGCTGCTCGATAAAAGGGAACTGTTTGCGCTCCAATTCAAAATCAAAGACGCCGCGGCGTCTGGAGCGGCGGCGGTCGTTGTACCGGAGCATCTGGGGCTGCTGTTCGAAGGGGACGACCCCGGCGAAGCGATTGCAACGCCAGGCGGGGTCAACATCACCGCCGCGGCAGCGTCCGCAGACATCGTCATCGGCAGCGTAGCTGCAGTAGCAGGGACGACCGTGCAGGTACCCGTAAAGGCGGCCAGTGTCTCGGGAGGCATCGCGGCATATGAAATGCAAATCGATATCGATCCTGCGGTGATGGAAGTAACGGGAGTCGTCAGCGAATCAGGCGACTATCTCGATTGGAACTTCGATAGCAAGAAGGGCTGGCTGAGGGTGGCATGGGTGGACAGCGATGGCGGCGAGTCGCCGATTGTGACGGGCAATACGCTGTTTACGATCTCGCTTGCCATCCAATTG contains:
- a CDS encoding dockerin type I domain-containing protein; its protein translation is MMRGMKKKIALCAVALLLTLPILSSLGGTRVVAISTVGEYPLTYGAKEFTSSPKIDGGHIVYTVGSNVYMYDTASKQKRQLTTSGKANSPEIRGNHVVWAENRDGTTDIFLYDIMSQEETRITHTDSVYEVKPLLAGSERLYIVYGIGKGIYLYDTVSRLSEKINTISDTDTSVQNGYSVSGNRVVWHEYRPNPAAMSFYLYTIGSNGIAVPIAPDANKAVSQPNLSIYEDKLVWMDRRTGSSYSNIYLYDLADDSGRFLDPRDNNQSAPVMDDGKVVWLDNRSGKNQVFSYDLSSSSGTSVTTSDVAKSSVDSFGNTIVWVNGKNIYANADIGPRPIEALNQAADAETMRDLMESAEIGLALGDYANWSKLKDKQAVGNSVWSSRPDQGFASLADVQAAMDAAIVERSPIARVNTAYPIAVLAEALNNPDLGLDMSAYQALGPKDRAAAVQTFSFNRAYEGFDTLEQMQWALDEAVLAWSSSQFHYIDDMDMNGWFGDIAADSKGKLYAAYTDDDHGGKATLRRYDQASSSWLPVGGSGFSDHAVKSVMAIAFDSHDTPYVAFSDEGNGKRTTVMKFNGTTWETVGKAGFTASGYPYYLSFVIGAGDVPYVSYSETGAGGRGHVMKFNGTDWVQAASNNPMSSGARFIHLELDSAGTPYIGFNLLVGTSFEARVMKLDGNTWRNVGNPPANLNPYYMEFAIGDDDTLYIDMVVSSQYVVFKYDAAEGKWMELEQEQSMSLTGAHRLVVHGEALYMASPERNDNNRATIMKLQDGVWSPIETPGFTDIAPDGEYSKMLWVDDVLYFGFLVRSGPRGNLTAVMANHHSDTAPVYTIGAIQDVELPELSERYLPGEQPATSIAIKKTGTGVLTNVKAELGGNHAADFELTQPTLGTLKKFNPMTPLTIKPRDGLAAGTYTATVTVTADLAEAVSFTITQTVKPAAGGYQVTYDAGQYGVLDGEASEEVPAGSYPSAVPVVMANEGYAFVGWSKDGGATKLSSEEVAAAAVTGAVTYTAHYLLMGDANGDGKVTNADALLLTKFIKNSASLTAEQKAAVDMNGDNNWDWVDVQMILSLCVGKGGQTNG